A segment of the Corylus avellana chromosome ca2, CavTom2PMs-1.0 genome:
GAAACTCTGTGAACGTAGTCCTTAGTAGTGAACCATGTAAATCTTTatgttctttaattttgtttgtttgtttgtttgtgttcttcttaattttcatgTCTTACCGGTTCTGGGAAATATGATAGATTTCCTAATAGTCTTTGGCTGTGGTGCCGGCACCAAAGGAGGAAGATGTCTGTTAGGTTGGGTGTGAACCAGCGTGCACCGATGGGTTTCCAAGGCTGGAGGGCTTACCGGACATAGCCCTGATGTCGCCAGTAGGTCTTGGGGTCTTTAGGTAGCCTGCCGGTTGTCTTGGCAGAAGAGATCCGGGTTGTTGAGTATGCTTTGCCGGTTGTTTTGGTGTCCTTGTCATTGCCCACTCCTAAATCTGCAAAGTGTTACAACTATAAGTTGTAGGAcaacatatttttatatatggaTGATAGCCGGATCGTCAAGGTAGTGTTGGTTTTCAGTGCTCCTCCTTCAGAAATGCTGGGCTTGGATTGTCTCCAGGCTTCGCCGATTGCTGAGCCCCCTATTGCTGTTGAAAAGAAGACAGACTTGGTTCAATCCCAAAAGTGGCCGGTTGGATTTGCTTTTGGACAGTCTTCGAAGTTGGTGGTGAGGGATCAGGGAGGGCGATTTTTGGAATGAAGAGGACGTATATTTTCCTTACCCTTTGGGTGATTTTCTCCCTGTCACTCTCTAAGATTGGACTATGATGGGGGATTCAAGCGAGGGGATTGAAGACTTTGAAGTGGTTCTCCCTTGGAAGGTAAAAGGGTAGAAGGGAGCTTCTGAATTTAGAGTGCTCATCAACTATGATTCTAAGGGAGCGTCCTCTAGGTGTAGGAAAGGCAAAGCTCATGCTTTCTAGCTTTGAGTGCTTTGTGTGGCCTTCGTATGGGATTCAGGCTTTTGGTGCTCTgagggttttgggtttgagGGCTTTTCGGGTTTTGTGGGTTTGTGGGTGGTTTTTTCTTGTTGTTacgttttggtttttcttttgctCGTTTTAGTTATgaacttcttgtgtacttagaagcgccttactttttttttttttttttttttaaataaaattttccattactaaattaaaaaaaaaaaaaaaaatcttttagtaCCTGTTGGGACTAAAATTCTTTTAATGTTTACTCTGTTTATGTCCTTGAGAAATTTGCAAATCTTCTTTCTTCTGTAAGGTGGTGCTCAAGACTTGCTTCCAGTTCTCATTTATAGAACATGTTTATGGGTGATGGTGATGTGTTATGTTCTGATGTTTGTTGATAAGACCATTTCTTGCACTTTTGTTTTCGCCAAACTTCTCGTCAATTATGTGCTTactatgttattattatatGTGTAAACGATAATTAGGGAATTTATTTTATAGGGAAAGAGGAAATATCCTTTATAATCAAGTACACTGCAACTGATTCCAGAAACCTAAGAGTGTGTCAGCTCTCAAGGCCAACTAGGGTGGTGAGGCAAATACTAAGACTTCCGACAAACGGACTCTTCTCTTAGCTAGAGAATATTTCCCTAGGTTTCAAATAAAGAAGGAACTGCCTAATTCCGTAATTAGGTAGCAACAACAGAACAAACTACCGGACTGGTTCTTGAATTCATTTTGGCGGTATTTTCGTTGGTTACATGTATTGATACCGTATCAGTTTTGTGTTCAATTTCTctgataaaacaaaataaatagaatatgaAAGTTTTCAAAGTTTTTGGTCTTGTAATGAAAGCTGAAGTATTTTCAAGATTGTGtctattttattagaaaaaggTTAACAAAAATCAGAATTGAAGTGCCAAAAGCACAGACAACTAATTGGAGTGGAAACTggtaaaagataaatttaaacgCATTGTGGCAATAGTATCCAAATATAAAGTGGTTACAAAATCATGCCTTTCCCTGCCCTGTTCCCAGCAAGAATGGAAGATGTTGATGCCAATCATAAAGAGTTATTTTAGTGCGTGTTGTTTTCTCGTATTTACTGGCCACATCTAACTCAGATATTCCATCTTgcttattttaatatccatatTGCTATATCGGAATCTTTTGTTATATTAAGATAAGGCAGTTCTAAAACCCAAATGTGTGGCAGGGGACACTGGTTTGGTTATGGCTTTGAGTACAACACTGAAAATTCTAAGTTATAACGTCTGGTTtggagatgtggagagagataAGAGGATGGAGGCTCTGGGTGACATTATTCAATTGCATGCTCCAGATGTCATTTGTTTCCAGGTGTGTCATTTGGGTTTCATCACATAGGTCTTCTCCAATTAACTGTTTATCATATTTATGCTTAGAATGTTTGCTGGGCAGGAGGTTACACCctatatatatgacatttttaggCAATCAAGTTGGTGGAAGGCATATAATTGCTCAATTTCAGATGAAATGGCTGTTACACGACCATATTTCTGCATGCAGGTTAGAtgttattcttctttttcaaatctAGGTTGAACTTAGTTGCAATTGCAAgcttatttaatgaaaaaaattgctGTCTAATGGATCACATATTTCACTTCCGTTTGACCTTTTAAGGAGGTCAAGCCTATTACTTGGTTGTTCTTGtgatttttcttctatattataTCTTGCTTATATATTGCACTCTCTTTGGGTTACGGCTTTCAAGATGTATTATTCTTCTATATTCCAAATTAATGCAATTTGAGGGAGAGTGGGAGTCTAACTTGGTTTGTCATTCGCAGTTGAGTAAACTTCCAGTAAAATCCTTCAGCCTCAAAATGTTCAGCAATTCTATAATGCTGAGAGAACTGTGCATGGCAGAGATTGAAGTAGGGGGAAAACCGCTGATTGTAGCCACAAGTCATCTTGAGAGCCCCTGCCCTGCCCCTCCTAAATGGGATCAGATGTACAGTGAAGAACGCGTGGCACAGGCAAAGCAGGCGCTTAACCTTCTTGAGAAATATCCAAACATTGTTTTTGGTGGTGACATGAATTGGGATGACAATTTGGATGGGCAGTTTCCTTTATCTGATGGATGGCTTGATGCCTGGGCAGAGTTAAGGCCCGGGGAAAATGGATGGACATATGATACCGGTTCCAATTTGATGTTGTCTGCTAACCGGCCTTTGCAAAAGCGGTTAGATCGATTCATTTGCAATTTGCATGATTTCAAATTAAGTGCAATCGACATGATAGGAATGGAACCTATACCAGGACTATCATATTGCAAGGAAAAGAGGGTAAGAAATAGGGTCCAGAGGTTGATGCTCCCTGTGTTGCCTAGTGATCATTATGGCTTGCTCTTGAAGGTTAATAGCCAGTAAATCATTGGTTTGGCATGATAACTGGTTCAAGAGAAGTTACTGCTGTTTCTGCAATCCTGTGATGCTGTTGCATTGTTGTGTGCTGCTTTTGTAATATTCCGTTtctatgttatgttatgtaATGTAACTGCTATGTTATGTAACTACACTCTGCATTTTGTTGGTATGGTTTATATCATGGAAGACTTTATTATTAATGTTGTTTGTATGCATGTCTGTTACTTACTGTcttggttttatttgtttggtcTGTCTTTGAAGTATTTTGGTTGCTCTTCATTGTGGAATCTTTTAGATGGAAATGAAATGCCTTGTTGCTTTCAGATATTACTCTGAGCTTCAGTTATGGTGGTTTCAATACTGTAAACTTTGATCAAGAGGGAAACAAAGGGGAAAATTGCATCCTAGATAACTTGGGTGACCAGGCTTGTGTTACCCTTTGCTTTTGCAATTGTCATGAGggatatattttctttttctttttctttcttctttctatgaGATCTTAGGTACATAAAATGCTTAGATGGGAAATGAAAGAAGCAATAAGAATAAAACTCTATACCACaccatttcattattttctgtTTAAATATGTTGAATCAATTTCATTGGTCTTCAAAATTGCCTATCATAATTCATAGTAGGAGTTCTATGATTAACAGAGTTGCATTATGAGCATTGTCTATTCAAGTAAATGATTAGTTTGCTCATATTTAAGGTAGAAATTTGATCTATTAAGATAGGTGCTgaaattgcatatatatatatatatttggaaggtgatatataacatttctcatgtgttaaaataaaagaatatatatattcttttatttttttaaaaagacaaccATGCTGTCTGGATTGAACCACAGCCACAGGCCCACAGGCCCACAGGGCGAATATGGGTCCAAAACGTGCACCTAAGCGACTTGTCGTGTTAATTCAACGACACCTTTAATCAGAGTACAAACTGCAACGAAGCGGAGCGGGGCGCACAGCAAAAGCGGCAAGAAATTCGAAATGGAATTCTCAATTATAAAACACAGATTTTCATTCCCTTTCTACACTCGAGCTCTCACAGTAAACCCCAGAAAACCCTCTCGTCTCCTTTCGATTCCAATGTCTTCTTGGGCCTGCAAAAAATGCACCTTCATCAACCCTCCTTCTCAAAAACCCACATGCCAAATCTGCTtagcatcttcttcttcttcttcatcatcatctccaCCTTCTCCTTCAGCCCCAAAATGGCCATGCAAGGCCTGCACTTTCTTGAACCATTACAAGAGCTCGAACTGCGAGGTCTGTGGCACTAGGGCCTCGGTATCGAGCTTCGATGATTTGAACGATATTGATCTTGATGATGATGAGTCTGGGTTGGTGGGGTCCGTTTTCTTGCCATTGCAGCGTTGCAAGAGGAAGGTGCGGGACCCAGTTGTGGGTGACGAGGATTGCGTTGAATTGGGTGGGTTGAGAGGGGCTAAGGCGTCGAATAAGGCAGTGGCTGTCTTGGGTGAGCTTTTTGATTCTTTGGGTGTTTGAAAGTTTGGATTTTTCGGTGTTTTGGCttgtgggttttgggtttgCTTTGTTTTATGCTATAGCGGTTCAAATATGCAATGGTTATTAGTTTCATTAGCTTTCGTCTGTTATTAGTGTAAAGGGGTTATCTTGCTTCTGCAATGTTTGGAGATTCTTAGGGTAAAGTTTGGCTTTTGTGTTTTGGCTTGTGAGTTTTAATGGGTTTGCTGTGTTTTATGCTTTAGTGGTATAAATGTGCTTCTTTTGTTACTCATTCATtagttttcctttgttattaGTGTAGATGGGCTATCTTGCATTTGCAATCTCTGTTAGGGTAAAGTTACTTGTTGCTGTTAAATTGCTGGGCAGTGTAAATGAATGTGAGTGGTCTAAACGTGATATCGTTTCTTTCTTTGACAAGCTATAGTTTGCCCCTTAAGTGGAACTCAAGGGGCAAACTATATCGTGATTGGTAATTGTGGGAATTGCTAGAGGTTATCTACCATATAGACAAACAGATTTCAATCTAGTGGAACTCAAGAAATTATTCTCTGGAAATGTTTGGTTTCTAATGCGTGTTTAGGTTTCTACGACTTGTATAATTGGTGAACTTTAGACCAAATGTGATGGACTTCAATTAAACATGTGGCAGAGGAGACTGGTTCAGGTACAGTATCTAGTTCGTTGAAGATTTTGAGCTACAACGTTTGGTTTCGAGAAGACCTGGAAATGCATAAGAGGATGAAAGCCCTTGGTGACCTTATCCAACAGCATTCCCCTGAACTCATATGTTTTCAggttctctctatctctctctagaTTTGCTTTATATATGAATAAATCTCAGTTATGGTCACTTTGATCTGCAGGAGGTTACTCctaatatatatgatatttttcGCCAATCCAGCTGGTGGAAGGCATATCATTGCTCTGTTTCATATGAGATTGCTAATTCAAAAGCTTACTTCTGCATGCTGGTAAGGTTTGGATCACCTCCTAGACTAAAGTTCATACTGTATGTTTATTTATCATAGTATTAACATGCTTTTGATATGCAATACTCACAATGGATAAGTACGTCTTTCCTGTTATGCTTGCTGCCAAAACCTATTACATTGTCAACCGCTTTTCCAGGATTTCTGGTATTGTGTGAAATAAGGCATTGTTGATTTAGCAAGTTGCGTGGTTTGGTTAGTTGATGATTTGTTTTGGTAAGTTATTTAATTGATGATTATGAGCTACTAACATATCACATGCCCTTTAATTGATATGCAGTTAAGCAAACTGCCTGTGAAATCCTTTAGCTGTAAAGCCTTTTGCAATTCTATAATGGGAAGAGAACTATCTATTGCTGAGGTTGAAGTTCTGGGGGACAAAACTTTGGTTGTTGCTACTAGCCATCTTGAGAGCCCCTGCCCAGGGCCCCCGAAATGGGATCAGATGTATAGCAAGGAACGTGTAGAGCAGGCAAAGGAGGCAGTCAACCTTCTCAACAAGAATCCAAACGTGGTTTTTGGTGGTGACATGAACTGGGATGACAAGTTAGATGGTCAGTTTCCTTTACCTGATGGATGGGTTGATGCATGGCCAGAGTTGAGGCCAGGGGAACAAGGATGGACATATGATACCAAGTCCAACCAAATGTTGGCTGGTAACCGTTCACTGCAGAAACGGCTAGATCGATTTATTTGTAATCTTTGTGATTTCAAGATAAGTGGAATTGACATGATTGGGATGGATGCAATACCAGGCGTATCATATAGCAAGGATAAGAAAGTGAGGAAAGAGATCAAGAAGCTGGAGCTTCCTGTTCTGCCTAGTGATCATTATGGCTTGCTTTTAACCATTTCTAAACAGTAGTGTGTTTCTGGTGAAGAATATGGTGAAGCTTCTTTTTGTCAATGCTTCTGTGCATGCTTTTACATGCAGTTTTGTatagatttcaaaaaaaaaaaaaaaatgatgtaaatGAGGGGCATCTAGTTTTGCTATCTGTATGCAACTTTTTGGAAAGAATGATGTACTTTTAGATATCTACTGGAATGTTAAATTGACTATTTTGTCTTGTCATCCTTAGCCTCAATTCACAGATTTTCCATAACTTAATTGTTTGTTCCCTTCTTTTCTAGTAATATTGAATGGCAGCGTGTTAAAACAATTACAATATAAACTTTTTATTATCAATAAGTTCCATCATAACAAGTTTTGTGGTAGGCAGGCACAGGAAGAACAAACGAGAGATATCTTTGTTGAAGTTCTTATGTTCCTTTGCCATGGCAGGAACACTAAGCCAATGTTCGTCTTGTTTGAATTAGGCTTTATCCCCTGCTTTTATTCATTCAACCTCTCATATCTACCTGAAGTTGCAGGAGCTTCTAGTCTAAGATAGTCGTAGAGGATTCCACAGAGTGCGTCTCCACCCCTGGCCTGTGTGAGAAATATGGAGTTATCTCCCTTGACCAGCAATGATGAGGAAACGCCAATGCTAAACAGTCGGTACAATCCATGAATCCCATGTCTACAAACTGTGTTATCTGTCCCTAGGTTCAGAACTTGGAACACCAGATGTTCTACATCCATGTAATTGACATGGACCTGCAAGACAGTATTAAAGGCAAAAACTTAGAGAAATTGAGCAAACTGAGGGATATGATTTTCTCACAATTTCACCAATCTTTACCTTAAGATCAGAACGAGTTGCTGATGCAATGGCCAGTCGTAGTTTGTAAATTCCACTGGTTAGTGAATCAAGGTTAAACTGTATTTTCCATGTTGTTTGAAGATACTTACCATCTACTCCCTTTCTGTAAAAATTCACTCCCAATGTCAAGAcaaaaagttcattttgaagtgcaaaatttcaaaagaaaaaaaaaacactttggcCAACTAACATCTGCCTCTCCTGCTCATATTATTGTAATAGAAATACAGGTGAAAGTGCATTTACATTAGGTTCTCGTGTAAAGGAAAGAAGGAAACACCTGTCTACATGGGCAAAAAACCAGTCTTTCTTTGGATCACTGATGCCTATAGTAAAAACTTGATCCAGTTCTGGGTGTATGTCAGTATATCTGTCCCACAAGCCATATTGCCTGAACCTGTATCTTGATACATATGCAGGTTAAGGAATATACGGGTTTGGCTTAGGTGttgtatagttttttttttttttttaatttatttgttatttattatttatttatttatttttatgagaaagagagtgaaattaaatctgaatagtttttttaaaaaattatagcacaCCCAAGCCAAATCTGGAATATATAATACGTATTACAAAAGAGAGGCCAAAGTTGCTTACTTCTAAGGGCTATAAAGAAATAACTTGTTGACATACATCGGATTCACATCAGGAACGAAGTAACCAATAGCTGTACGATCAGGAAAGCCAATTTCCCATACATTGGGACCATCTCTGAGGGGAACAAAGGTCAAATTTCCAAGTTGTGTTTCTGAACCTGAGAATTCCAATATTATGTATGCCAAAACAGAGTCCCATGAGTACTTGAGAACATTTCttcatgtgattttttttatatagtcCACAATCAGCTAGTGGAAAAGCAAGTTTTGGATGAGCTCGAGGTAAACTACTTTAAGAAAGAGCACAGGAGTTATATGAAAACTGAAAAGTACCTGCAGAGAGGGTCACCTGTGCTTTCTCTAAGTAGTCACCGATGAAACCAGGAACCCAGCCATGGAGTCCATAGACCCCAGGAATAACATTCTTGATGGTGAAACTTCCATTTGAATCTGCTTGAACTCAAAACTGATAATCCTACATGCATGCGAAACCTATAACGTTTAGATTTACCATAATATGCTGAATTAATTGGAAATTTATTGTCACAGAAGTGTGCAAGATCAGTACAATGAAAGCATTCACATTTGCGTTTTAGTTATTACCTTACTTTCTATTTGCCAGGCTCCTTCAGTTCTAGCAGCTGAGAGACCAACGTATGCATATTTGGCAGGGATAAGAGAATCAGAAACATATCTGGGGTGAATGTTTACAATGAGAATGAACAGCAGTTAATCTGCTAGTGCTATGGACAAGTACAATAGACAGCATTCAAAAAGGCTGCTAGTAGTTTTTGCCACTTTCAGCCCCCATAATATTACTTTTAGGTAGTCATAGTGATGTCACCATTTGAATGTTTTGAAAAGCAGAGGGAATTATTGAAGCTCATGTGAATGGCCTTTTCCTAGAGACAATAAGTCATTACCTGTCTTTAACAAACAGTCTTCCTGATGCTGAACCACGTTCTTTAGCAGGAAGATAATAAGAGGATGAGACAAAATCATAGGGCCAGGCTGCCTCTTCAAGCAGCCTCTAAGATGAGCCAATCATGAGAACAACCCCATTAGTAAAAACTCCATAGAGCAAATCCCATATAACCTAATAAACTCTCATGGTTTTGAGTATTTGATCAGTCCTATTCTTTGCATACcagaaagcaataaaaaaaaaaaaagtcaaagtaAGAAGTCTATGGAAAACCAGGCTGAGTTCTAACAGAGAAGAACTACTGGTGTGCCtacattttctgttttgttcttGAAAGCCAGATGTTGGTCACTGAGATGTACTTAAAAGGTGCAATTAAGCCAATGCTATGAAAAGGTACCTGCTTTTTGGCGTCTGTCCATAGGTTGTAAGCATTTGATACATCTGCAGTTGAGTTAAGATATACAAAGATTGGGCCAAACATCTTCCTCCATGCCTCTCCCTTCTCAAAATGTGCTAATATATCACTCCCAATATAATGGGTTCCATGAAACATCTGTTACACCAAAAATCCACAAAATTCAGCTAAAACTATAATATAATTCTTCCCATTGGAATTGGATTCATATTTCAGTTATAGTTTGATAGatactgcatttttttttccaacaacTGTGATTCAAGTTATAGTACTTCTTTTGCCTATGGATTTATGCATGATATCTATCATTTTACTTGGCGCTATTCCACTGAAGTCTCAAAATTTTCTTACAGTATATCAACTGCTTTAGACAATTTATGATAGAATTTGCATCTTCCTGCAATTTTAGAGCTGAGAAATTTACAGCGAGGCAGGTTGGACCGGTGTGGACAGTGAGATTTTGCTTGGTAGGACCACCATTACGAAACTCATTGCTAGGGAAGATGACCCAGAATCCTATAATGGGACCAGAACTTATCCATCCATGGACTCCACCATCTTTGTTGTCCATTGAATACTGGTACTTGTCATCAACCTGCATTCAGCCACATACAAGATAAGGCAATTTCTAGAACACGGTCTACtcaacaacataaaaaatgttggttatatttatatatatgcaagcACCTCGTCTTTGAGATCAGGATTAATGGGATTTATCAGCAAAACTGATTCTGGAACAATCAGTTGTTTGCCTCTATCTGGTAGTAGATCTTCTGGCATTGGCATTATCCTTTGCTTCTCGTCTGTAATTGCCATGTAGAGGAACCTACTCCAGTTTCATGAGGTAAAGATAGATTATACCTCATAGATTTTACAAGCATCAGAGTTGGAAATAGGTAAAGATATAGATTTTACTTCTCTCTTCGCAACTTAAACACCATCCTTGTCTGAGCAAGATCAAAGGGTTGGCATCCAGGAGGACGCTCATATATTGCATAGCAGTGGAAGCCTGAAACACCACTCTTTAATATGTACCTAAAAAGAAGATTGTATGTCAGAAACTTGGAATAACTCTGCAGATTAATtgtaaacaaaaacaagaagctTTATGTCATGAAATACAACCTTGTGTCCACACTGAGCGGCAACTTGATTCCTGGAGTTGATGGATCATATGTACTCTTGAATGAAACCTCTAAACGGTCATTACTCATCTGGATGACACTATATTCAGCCCCGCGGAATCTGCGTCATAGAACAAAATAAGTTTTAGCTCATTGCAGATCATagttgtgtgtttttttttagataaaaaatcAACACCAAGTGTAACAAATTTAGGTCCCAAGAGAACAAAGCATACAATTGATATCTATCCTGCCCCCCTGGCAAACTCCAGTTGATGTCCCAATATCTGCACATAGAGTAAAGGTAAGAGtaacaagccaaaacaaaaagaacaacaaaGTTAGAGTTCCAACATTTTATGGAGATTACCCTCTGCTAGATTCAGTTGATTTGAGGTCTAAAAGGTTGTCCATTCCTCCATACTTGATGCCTGATATATACCCTTGAGGTTTCAATATTGTGAGCTTTACCAACCCATTGCCCAGTATAACCTACACCAATACCAAAACTAAGACATTATACAGAGAgataagagagaagaaagagggaCTCATGGGGGGCCATAGAAAAACTCACAATAGGGGCCTTGGGTAATCAAGCTCACTTTTTCATTTgccataaaaagaaataaatacttCTTTCCCTCTATTTGTAAACTCTCTATATAGAGATTAGTGCATATGAAGATGGTTGTTGGTTATAAGGGAATTGGTATATCCTTGAAGTATCAACATCCAAAAGTTTGACCTTCACCTTGTTGATATCACCCATGTTAGTTCTTATGTTTTGGAAGTTGTATGCTGAACAAAGCTGCTTAAAGAGCATTAGCTGTCAatgaattttcttcaattgGGTATGTCTGAAAGTGACAAAAAAACTGGTTTCTCTGAATGATATTTGGCTTGGAGAGACAGAAGAGCAAACAaaggatggaaaaaaaaaaaaaaaaaaaaaaaagagtagaagAATGAAAAATGCGGTGAGCGTGGATCGAACACGCGACCTTCAGATCTTCAGTCTGACGCTCTCCCAACTGAGCTATCCCCGCAAGTTGATAAGATCcttacttatatatatttaacttatAACATCACGCTCTACTCTTATTTGGTTGATAACCTACAACTTACTGATAAGTTCaccgaatttttttttctaagaaaaatatttttacatcCCCCAATGGcccaattaaattaaatgataagaCAAACCAACTGGGCCAAATCCCACTAATCTCATTAGGGCCTAAACTCATGCTTGAGATACATCCTCTTGCCCAAATTGCAGGGGATCGTGTGCAATATTCAGAGGCCTTGTTTGGAAAAATAGATCCTATTAAAGGCCTTTGACAATTGCTTATTCAATTGCAGGAACATGCAAATTGTCCAAAAATCTCAatccacaaaagaaaaaaaaagcctccCCATGACTGCAATTTACACCCATCTTCGActatttataaaatatgaatactatttaatagactgttaTATGGTTGCATATAACTCCATGATATGATATTAAAAATCAGTCGTTGGATGATTCCACATATATATCAATCTATTATATAGCATGGATAATTGAAAAGAAATCATGAATGACTTCATCCAGGTGAAAAGTACAAACATGAAGTAATTGAAAAACTCAGCAAATAGGTGGGTATGGATCCAATCATGGTATAATGCGTCTCTAGAAAAACTAGAAGATCAATACAAGACACCCAAGAGGGGGGGAACAGGGAAGATCGATAGAAGGGTCGTAGACATTGGATCTAAAACCCAATTGGGCAGttgattttaaaagtaataGCACCGACAGCATATAGATTAAAGAAATCAATTAAGTATTTGTACTTGTCTACTTGATACCTGAGTCAACCAGAACACCATGCCTTGTACTTTTATTTAACCTCTTATTTCTCAAAAACAACAAACTTATTTAGTGCTCACGTATACTCCCTCCACCTTCTGcagcatttttcttctttatctaCTTTCTTATTGGTGGGCATCATTATGGGGTATGGGAATTTTTTGGACTGAAATTTGGCAGGTGAATAGTTAATACCAAGGCACTCAGAAAGACCATGAAAAGAGAGGATAAAAGGTTAGAAAGGTTAACCGGAAATTCGACAGAATCACCTCTTAAGTTGGTAAaggtgaaagaaaagaaattgatatAGTTTGAATACGGGTTATGAATTTGTACTTATGTATAAAGTTTGAGTAAGAGTTATGAGTTTGTACTTAGTCAAAGGTCCTCATTGTTAAAAGATAACCAATACAATATGATATTTGACTCTGTCATTtatcttctatttcaattaaatatttcacgtaaaGAGAAAATTAGTTATAGTGTATTCCATCGAAGTATAGGTGTATACTTTATTCCTAATACAGGGTAGGTCTTGGGCTTCTCCTTAGGCGGGTGGCATTGATGTCCTGATAGCTTAACGGATTTCGACAGATGTGCTTTATGGGCTTAACATAGGCTATATACAAGACATTTAAACAATAATCATAATTTGCAGCACCATTTCGGTAAACTCACCCAAGTTTATGTAGGGTGGGTTTTGGGTCTTTGGGTCCTCTTTTCGGTctactcctttgccaaacatagccgtAATAATTGAATGGAATTACAAGGAACAGTTGATCCAGAAAA
Coding sequences within it:
- the LOC132171287 gene encoding uncharacterized protein LOC132171287, producing MEFSIIKHRFSFPFYTRALTVNPRKPSRLLSIPMSSWACKKCTFINPPSQKPTCQICLASSSSSSSSSPPSPSAPKWPCKACTFLNHYKSSNCEVCGTRASVSSFDDLNDIDLDDDESGLVGSVFLPLQRCKRKVRDPVVGDEDCVELGGLRGAKASNKAVAVLEETGSGTVSSSLKILSYNVWFREDLEMHKRMKALGDLIQQHSPELICFQEVTPNIYDIFRQSSWWKAYHCSVSYEIANSKAYFCMLLSKLPVKSFSCKAFCNSIMGRELSIAEVEVLGDKTLVVATSHLESPCPGPPKWDQMYSKERVEQAKEAVNLLNKNPNVVFGGDMNWDDKLDGQFPLPDGWVDAWPELRPGEQGWTYDTKSNQMLAGNRSLQKRLDRFICNLCDFKISGIDMIGMDAIPGVSYSKDKKVRKEIKKLELPVLPSDHYGLLLTISKQ